Proteins encoded in a region of the Mucilaginibacter sabulilitoris genome:
- a CDS encoding reverse transcriptase domain-containing protein, producing the protein MDKHPEEPVAGNLHGGFCGGSKGVICASTRHNIPHDLLMLSVEKHAADEWMVVYIKRWLVAPLQLEDGTIVQRTKGVPQGSVIGPILSNLYLHYAMDMWLMNNYPDLAFERYADDAVIHCRREEQAICLKELLAKRLKDCGLEMHEDKTKIVYCKDSNRTNKSPKVVSFDFLGYTFKPRQAQNSQRKEDFTNFLPGVSTKAMTAMNEKLNNMPILRIPGIEVEAVAKAINPVLQGWINYYGKFYATRLRDFMRTINAKIANWAIRKYKKLRTSVTRGMKWVSSLYRRKPNLFAHWAFGAKPLMELR; encoded by the coding sequence ATGGACAAACATCCTGAAGAGCCCGTTGCGGGAAATCTGCACGGCGGGTTCTGTGGGGGAAGCAAGGGAGTAATCTGTGCTTCTACCCGACACAACATCCCGCATGATCTGCTCATGCTGTCTGTTGAGAAACATGCAGCGGACGAATGGATGGTAGTATACATCAAAAGATGGCTGGTAGCACCCTTGCAACTGGAAGATGGAACGATAGTGCAAAGGACGAAAGGCGTGCCGCAAGGCTCGGTGATCGGTCCCATACTATCAAACCTTTACCTGCATTACGCAATGGATATGTGGCTGATGAACAACTATCCCGACTTAGCTTTCGAGCGGTATGCGGATGATGCAGTCATTCATTGCAGGCGAGAAGAACAAGCTATCTGTTTAAAGGAACTACTGGCTAAGCGACTGAAGGATTGCGGACTGGAGATGCACGAAGACAAAACAAAGATCGTCTACTGCAAAGACAGCAACCGTACCAACAAAAGCCCCAAAGTAGTATCGTTCGACTTCCTTGGTTACACGTTCAAGCCGCGACAAGCGCAGAACAGCCAACGGAAAGAGGACTTTACCAACTTCCTGCCGGGCGTAAGCACAAAGGCAATGACAGCGATGAATGAAAAGCTGAACAACATGCCGATACTGCGCATACCAGGCATCGAAGTCGAGGCAGTTGCCAAAGCCATAAATCCTGTCCTGCAAGGTTGGATTAACTACTATGGCAAGTTCTATGCGACAAGGTTGAGAGACTTTATGCGCACGATAAATGCCAAAATAGCCAACTGGGCAATACGGAAATACAAAAAGCTTAGAACCAGCGTCACCAGAGGAATGAAATGGGTAAGCAGCCTTTACAGGCGTAAACCCAACTTGTTCGCACACTGGGCATTCGGTGCTAAGCCATTAATGGAACTACGATAA
- a CDS encoding hybrid sensor histidine kinase/response regulator transcription factor: MRYKLALSALSLLLMLRVVFAQNGKYQFSQLNISNGLSHNQVNCVFKDSEGFMWFGTASGLNRYDGYTLKIFKHDADDKKSLIGDFITGIFEGPDKKLWVSTRSGYCFYNPETEQFDSDISLMAGSLKIPGYPYVSKMIRNGKGEFWFVCPDSGLYRYNELNKTTRRYYHHRSGSLLHSNLIADITRDAVGNIWLVYHDGVVEKLDIKQNKITYHTDLFSKSASNKEGYYAITVDRDNDLWLYSPNFNSGAYYYSPSSGAFRHITDESGVVKLKSNNISNIIQADDGLIWIATDHGGINVLDKKSFMVTYLLNREDDGKSLSQNSVTLYKDDSGIMWAGTFKEGVSYYHKNIIRFPLYKHFASDPRSLSFEDVNKFAEDKSGNLWIGTNGGGLVYFDRKAGSFKQYKHEPDNPNSLSSDIIVTLCIDHDQKLWIGTYFGGLDCFDGKQFIHYKHDDKVAGSIADNRVWNILEDSSNRLWVGTFAAGLQIFDRTKKMFSPSFKQTDIRSPYVSALFEDRKGNIWVGGYFGIDVILKKTGRVIHYSAGKKDANNLISNSINGINQDSRGLIWIATRDGLSMLNPETGFFKSLRKQNGLPDNTVLDILEDNQGAIWLSTANGLSRVTLTPDKAAYTFRFENFDETDGLQGREFNVQAALKTSKGKLIFGGGHGFNIFDPLTIHANIYKPKLVFTDFLLFNKSIKAKEEVNGHIVLSKAITATRTLTLKHSENVFTIEFAALNFFNPNKVKHQYMMEGFDKDWLDANNATRKATYTNLDGGDYIFKVRAISQEGRWEPDYITLRIKVLPPFWKSTIAYFIYILLLAGILFFMRRRGIQKIRRQFEIEKEKQDAKLLIEHERQEARRMHELDMMKIKFFTNVSHEFRTPLSLIIAPVDKILKHTEAEEQRHQLQLINRNAKRLLNMVNQLLDFRKMEVQELRLHTRSGDIIGFIEEIVYSFSDIAEKKYIRLVFDSEIQSLVINFDPDKIERIIFNLLSNAFKFTQDGGHISVLLAMREETPGKRLLEIKVIDTGIGIPLDKQDRIFERFFQNEVPGSMVNQGSGIGLSITREFVRLHNGEISVESEPGQGSYFTILLPVDLTTEEQLAAHASDISEAALIESQTWLPAGTGSTIKKLTVLLVEDNEDFRFYLKDNLNEIFHIIEAANGREGWQKTLALHPNLVVSDISMPEMNGIDLCRKIRNDKRTSHIPVVLLTAVTGDEQQLQGLETGANDYLTKPFNFEILTSKLKNILAMQEDMRKTYQKQLEVRPTEIVSDSFDEAFIKKAVQLIEKNMDNADFSVEELSSELCVSRVTLYKRALALTGKSPVDLIRSIRLKRAAQLLESSQLTISQIAYKVGFKSQKYFVRCFKAEFNCLPSAYAGNKNK; this comes from the coding sequence ATGAGATATAAATTAGCCCTAAGCGCTCTTAGCTTACTGTTGATGCTTCGTGTTGTTTTTGCGCAAAATGGCAAATACCAATTTTCACAACTGAATATAAGCAATGGTTTGTCTCACAATCAGGTCAATTGTGTTTTTAAAGATTCTGAAGGTTTTATGTGGTTCGGCACTGCCTCGGGCCTTAATCGTTACGATGGTTATACGTTAAAAATATTCAAACATGATGCTGATGATAAAAAATCCCTTATCGGCGATTTTATAACCGGTATTTTTGAAGGGCCGGATAAAAAGCTATGGGTATCAACCCGAAGTGGCTATTGTTTTTATAACCCCGAAACAGAGCAGTTTGATAGTGATATTTCACTCATGGCCGGTTCTTTAAAAATCCCGGGATATCCCTATGTCTCTAAAATGATCCGCAACGGCAAAGGCGAGTTTTGGTTTGTCTGCCCGGATTCTGGCCTTTACAGGTATAATGAATTAAACAAAACAACCAGGCGGTACTATCACCATCGATCCGGTTCATTATTGCATTCAAATCTTATTGCAGATATTACACGGGATGCAGTTGGTAATATATGGCTGGTATACCATGATGGCGTGGTTGAAAAACTTGACATCAAACAGAACAAAATTACTTATCACACCGATCTTTTTAGTAAATCTGCCAGTAATAAGGAGGGATATTACGCAATTACCGTAGACCGGGATAATGATTTATGGTTATACTCTCCTAATTTTAATTCCGGCGCATATTATTACAGTCCTTCTTCGGGAGCATTCAGGCACATTACCGATGAATCGGGCGTAGTAAAATTAAAGTCCAATAACATTAGCAATATTATCCAGGCTGATGATGGCCTGATATGGATAGCCACCGATCATGGCGGTATAAACGTGCTGGATAAAAAAAGTTTCATGGTCACCTATTTATTGAACCGGGAGGATGATGGCAAATCGCTAAGTCAAAACAGTGTGACCCTTTATAAAGATGATTCCGGTATTATGTGGGCCGGCACATTTAAAGAAGGGGTAAGTTATTATCATAAAAATATTATCAGGTTCCCGCTCTACAAGCATTTTGCTTCTGATCCCAGAAGTTTAAGTTTTGAAGATGTTAATAAGTTTGCCGAAGATAAAAGTGGCAATCTGTGGATTGGTACAAACGGCGGCGGTCTGGTTTACTTTGACCGTAAAGCGGGTAGTTTCAAACAATATAAACATGAGCCGGACAATCCAAACAGCCTCAGTAGTGATATTATCGTCACTTTATGTATTGATCATGATCAGAAGTTATGGATAGGTACTTATTTTGGTGGGCTGGACTGTTTTGACGGAAAGCAATTCATTCATTATAAACATGACGATAAAGTAGCCGGCAGCATTGCTGATAACCGGGTATGGAATATTCTTGAAGATTCTTCCAACAGGTTATGGGTAGGAACATTTGCAGCAGGGCTTCAAATATTTGACAGGACCAAAAAAATGTTTTCCCCATCATTTAAGCAAACAGATATCAGGAGCCCTTATGTATCCGCGCTTTTTGAGGACAGGAAGGGTAATATTTGGGTGGGGGGATACTTTGGGATAGATGTAATTTTAAAAAAGACAGGTCGTGTAATTCACTATAGCGCTGGAAAAAAAGATGCAAACAATTTGATCAGTAACAGTATCAATGGTATCAACCAGGATAGCCGCGGGCTTATCTGGATAGCAACGCGTGATGGACTGAGCATGCTGAACCCGGAAACCGGTTTTTTTAAATCCTTAAGAAAGCAGAATGGACTGCCGGACAATACCGTACTGGATATACTGGAGGACAACCAGGGGGCAATCTGGTTAAGTACGGCAAACGGGTTGAGCAGGGTAACACTTACTCCTGATAAAGCTGCTTACACGTTCAGGTTTGAAAACTTTGATGAAACTGACGGCCTGCAGGGCCGGGAATTTAATGTGCAGGCGGCACTCAAAACCAGTAAGGGCAAATTAATATTTGGAGGAGGGCATGGTTTTAACATTTTCGATCCTTTAACTATACATGCCAATATATATAAACCTAAATTGGTCTTCACTGATTTTTTGCTGTTTAACAAAAGCATCAAGGCTAAAGAGGAAGTTAATGGACATATTGTATTATCAAAAGCCATTACGGCAACGCGCACGTTGACATTAAAGCACAGCGAAAACGTATTTACCATTGAATTTGCGGCATTGAACTTCTTTAACCCTAATAAGGTAAAACATCAGTACATGATGGAAGGCTTTGACAAGGACTGGCTTGATGCGAATAATGCCACCCGAAAAGCCACCTATACCAACCTTGACGGTGGCGATTATATTTTTAAAGTGCGGGCGATCAGTCAGGAAGGAAGATGGGAGCCTGATTACATAACGTTAAGAATTAAAGTATTGCCCCCGTTCTGGAAGTCGACCATAGCCTATTTTATTTACATACTGCTTTTGGCCGGAATTCTCTTTTTCATGCGCCGGCGTGGAATTCAAAAAATAAGAAGGCAGTTTGAAATTGAAAAAGAGAAGCAGGATGCTAAATTATTAATTGAGCATGAACGACAGGAAGCCAGGCGTATGCATGAACTTGATATGATGAAGATCAAGTTTTTTACAAATGTAAGCCATGAATTCAGAACCCCCTTATCATTAATCATAGCCCCCGTTGATAAGATTTTAAAGCATACTGAGGCGGAGGAACAAAGACACCAACTGCAGTTGATCAACCGTAATGCTAAACGTTTATTAAATATGGTAAACCAGTTGCTTGACTTCAGAAAAATGGAAGTACAAGAGCTCCGGCTGCATACCAGGAGCGGGGACATTATAGGCTTTATCGAAGAAATCGTGTATTCCTTCTCGGATATTGCGGAGAAAAAGTACATCAGACTGGTATTTGACTCGGAAATCCAAAGCCTTGTAATCAACTTTGATCCCGATAAAATAGAGCGCATCATCTTCAATCTGCTTTCCAATGCATTTAAATTTACACAGGACGGCGGACATATTAGTGTTTTATTGGCGATGAGGGAAGAAACACCTGGTAAACGGTTACTGGAGATCAAGGTTATTGATACAGGTATCGGAATCCCCCTGGATAAGCAGGACAGAATTTTTGAACGTTTTTTTCAAAATGAAGTGCCTGGCTCTATGGTTAATCAGGGCAGTGGTATAGGTTTGTCCATAACAAGGGAATTTGTCCGGCTGCATAATGGCGAAATATCAGTAGAGAGCGAACCGGGACAGGGTAGTTATTTTACAATACTGTTGCCTGTTGACTTAACAACTGAGGAACAATTAGCCGCCCATGCATCTGATATTTCCGAAGCGGCACTAATAGAAAGCCAGACCTGGTTACCGGCAGGAACCGGCAGCACAATTAAAAAACTGACTGTTTTACTGGTTGAAGACAATGAAGATTTTCGTTTTTACCTGAAGGACAATTTAAATGAAATCTTTCATATCATCGAGGCTGCTAATGGCAGGGAGGGATGGCAGAAGACCCTGGCCCTGCACCCTAACCTCGTAGTCAGTGATATCAGTATGCCCGAGATGAATGGTATTGACCTATGTCGGAAAATACGTAATGATAAACGGACATCACACATACCTGTGGTATTACTTACCGCTGTTACCGGGGATGAGCAGCAATTGCAGGGGCTTGAAACCGGGGCCAATGACTACCTCACCAAGCCTTTCAATTTCGAGATACTGACGTCGAAATTGAAAAATATACTGGCCATGCAGGAAGATATGCGGAAAACTTATCAAAAGCAACTTGAGGTTAGGCCAACAGAAATAGTGTCCGATTCATTTGATGAAGCGTTTATAAAAAAAGCAGTACAATTGATTGAAAAAAATATGGACAACGCCGATTTCTCGGTAGAAGAACTGAGCAGTGAATTGTGCGTAAGCCGGGTAACATTGTATAAAAGAGCGTTGGCGTTAACAGGAAAGTCACCGGTAGACCTTATCCGGTCTATTCGTCTGAAGCGCGCTGCTCAATTACTTGAAAGTTCA